One genomic window of Amphiura filiformis chromosome 3, Afil_fr2py, whole genome shotgun sequence includes the following:
- the LOC140148946 gene encoding beta-lactamase domain-containing protein 2-like translates to MGITLCLHHATRRKIDFSNTAISVIPTMGRMWNAFVLCVAAGVVSLVAKMMKKNKLPIIIDGTVEPGFEEVLETFRASFESGDVEPREGGSAFAAYYKGKQVVNIWGGYADYESSQPWRHDTMAIVFSTTKGMSALCMAMLVDRGHLDYDQKVVHYWPEFGQNGKENITVRQLLHHEGGLAFIDTLITLDLLMNYDELGEALAKSPPIWKPGTTHGYHGFTLGLYASQLLTRADPQKRTIGEYFRDEIAKPFGIEFYIGLPKELNYRVARYFTDKLNNWDALRRFLISMMNQKNRELTMTMMFGTNKSLISKMMENTGNVSDWYIFNDPRNREIECPSATGIGTAEALAKVYGIIANGGKTTDGKRLLSEKLIKMIQEDGTPRIKDEVLGLETKFSLGFSRHIYQDREMIGHAGYGGNNAQADIQQHVGVGFVTRYASPYLQGNDPRFTSVRDALYRAIQTLER, encoded by the exons ATGGGAATTACACTTTGCCTCCACCACGCGACCCGCCGTAAAATTGATTTTAGCAATACTGCAATTTCTGTG ATACCAACCATGGGACGTATGTGGAATGCTTTTGTTTTGTGTGTTGCTGCTGGCGTTGTATCCCTTGTTGCCAAAATGATGAAGAAAAATAAACTTCCCATTATCATAGACGGAACAGTGGAGCCTGGTTTCGAAGAGGTACTCGAAACTTTCAG AGCTAGTTTTGAAAGCGGCGATGTAGAACCACGGGAAGGGGGCTCAGCATTTGCAGCATACTACAAAGGAAAGCAAGTGGTAAACATATGGGGAGGATACGCTGATTATGAGTCCTCACAACCATGGAGACATGATACCATGGCTATTGTGTTCTCTACAACGAAAG GAATGTCAGCCTTGTGTATGGCTATGCTTGTAGATAGAGGTCATCTTGACTACGATCAAAAGGTAGTACACTACTGGCCTGAGTTTGGACAGAATGGCAAAGAAAACATCACAGTCAGACAACTGCTTCATCACGAG GGAGGATTAGCTTTTATAGATACACTCATAACTTTAGATCTTTTAATGAACTACGATGAACTAGGCGAAGCATTGGCAAAAAGCCCGCCAATTTGGAAGCCCGGAACTACTCATGGCTATCATGGATTTACACTTGGTCTTTACGCCAGTCAACTTTTGACACGAGCGGACCCTCAAAAGAGGACGATAGGAGAATATTTTCGTGATGAAATAGCTAAACCATTCG GAATCGAATTCTATATTGGACTTCCAAAAGAGTTAAACTACAGGGTGGCAAGATATTTTACCGATAAACTCAATAATTGGGATGCTTTAAGAAGATTCTTAATAAGCATGATGAATCAGAAGAATAGGGAATTAACCATGACAATGATGTTTGGAACGAACAAAAGTTTAATAAGCAAAATGATGGAAAACACTGGAAATGTATCAGAT TGGTACATATTTAATGATCCTCGAAACAGAGAGATTGAGTGTCCGTCAGCAACAGGTATTGGAACAGCTGAAGCACTGGCTAAAGTTTACGGTATAATCGCAAATGGTGGGAAAACAACCGATGGAAAACGGCTACTTTCAGAGAAGTTAATAAAGATGATACAAGAAGATGGAACCCCAAGGATAAAGGACGAAGTGCTTGGATTAGAAACCAAATTCAGCCTCGGGTTTAGTCGTCATATTTATCAG gATCGAGAAATGATAGGACATGCTGGATATGGTGGAAATAATGCACAAGCTGATATACAGCAGCATGTTGGTGTAGGATTTGTCACAAGATATGCGTCACCGTATTTACAAGGAAATGATCCCAGATTTACTTCAGTAAGAGATGCTCTTTATAGAGCCATACAGACGCTGGAACGGTGA